A genomic region of Exiguobacterium oxidotolerans JCM 12280 contains the following coding sequences:
- a CDS encoding ABC transporter ATP-binding protein: MPYSFTCKNITKSFQTGENETFALQDIQLDFAEGDFISIIGPSGSGKSTLLSILGTLDTPTSGELLFDGKDISKLNAKQLSDFRFENIGFIFQQFHLIPTLTALENVLAPLFGRKVDYDKEKRALELLEEVGLADKIHSLPSQLSGGQQQRVAVARALIHRPKWLLADEPTGNLDTATGEVIFGLLTKLNHENACGVFFVTHDPELAARANRTITMKDGRVVDPSEVPAYA, from the coding sequence ATGCCCTATTCGTTCACGTGTAAAAATATCACCAAGTCATTCCAGACAGGTGAAAACGAGACGTTCGCATTACAGGATATCCAACTCGACTTCGCTGAAGGAGACTTCATCTCGATCATCGGACCTTCCGGTTCCGGAAAGTCGACGTTGCTTAGCATTCTCGGGACGCTCGATACCCCGACTTCAGGAGAATTGTTATTCGACGGGAAAGATATCTCCAAGTTGAATGCGAAGCAGCTCTCAGACTTCCGGTTCGAGAACATCGGTTTCATCTTCCAACAGTTCCATCTCATCCCGACGCTGACGGCACTCGAAAATGTACTCGCGCCGCTCTTCGGACGTAAAGTCGACTACGATAAGGAAAAGCGCGCTCTCGAACTCCTAGAGGAAGTCGGACTCGCAGACAAGATCCATTCTCTCCCTTCCCAACTCTCTGGTGGACAACAGCAACGCGTCGCCGTCGCGCGCGCACTCATCCATCGCCCGAAATGGTTGCTCGCGGATGAACCGACCGGGAACCTCGATACAGCGACCGGGGAGGTCATCTTCGGTCTCTTGACGAAACTGAACCACGAGAATGCCTGTGGCGTCTTCTTCGTCACGCATGATCCCGAACTCGCAGCACGCGCGAACCGGACGATCACGATGAAAGATGGTCGGGTCGTCGATCCATCGGAGGTCCCTGCCTATGCTTAA
- a CDS encoding ABC transporter ATP-binding protein, whose amino-acid sequence MNYSFTCKELNKSFDTGEISTAALSNINLTFSQEDFISIIGPSGSGKSTLLSIIGTLDTPTSGGLYFNGLTISNLNARQLSDFRFENIGFIFQKFHLIPTLTVLENVLSPLFGRKVNYDKEDECGVLFVTNDPILAKRANKVIEMKEGRVVKGNAYA is encoded by the coding sequence TTATTCATTTACATGTAAAGAACTAAACAAATCATTCGATACTGGAGAAATTTCGACAGCTGCTTTATCAAATATTAATTTAACTTTTTCTCAGGAGGATTTCATTTCAATAATTGGTCCGTCTGGATCAGGGAAGTCTACATTACTTAGTATTATTGGAACATTAGATACTCCAACATCTGGTGGACTTTACTTTAATGGTTTAACGATTTCGAACTTAAATGCACGTCAATTATCCGATTTTAGATTCGAAAATATAGGATTTATCTTTCAGAAATTCCATCTAATCCCTACACTTACTGTCTTAGAAAATGTCTTATCTCCTTTATTCGGAAGAAAGGTCAACTACGACAAAGAAGATGAATGTGGAGTTTTATTTGTGACGAATGACCCTATCTTAGCTAAACGTGCAAATAAAGTCATTGAAATGAAAGAAGGAAGAGTAGTTAAAGGTAATGCTTATGCTTAA
- a CDS encoding ABC transporter permease, with product MLMLKFIWNSWWRNKERFILLLVGVLIVSTGLSYLIGTTQANNGTVVDELQKRWGSSYDIVVRPEGSRSVTEDLKLLEPNYTSGLDGGITRKQYETIKKITDVEVAAPIAMIGNSYIDANVGTHTITDPGIYKLTITDSQNTGLKMEKDTTTSFLAAGWEPPSGTRVKGVSLLELGEQPLFAYGSATMLAGIDPEAEAKMVGLDQSTKSATHSRYFKTDDSPVDMGSDVYQIPILLNQREYVDAFRTYKYEKVDLPLQDDSINMTMEQVIQKGGFKYLNTLPLSDKKTYKVTTSDTQKTLVNDILKHTVPEEPPGSFNWLALKPSPISYQSVASPYPSRWPFSYQVKPHEVTKDSLLAKRTMYREARLFGTDINNMPKMRFNYIGVFDPKKLNISKDPLTELPMETYFPAKAQWVMDKKDRPVNPPRDVKPTNDAYDFLTKPPSMLTTLDAAFKLRGKKAISVIRVNVKGVETMNAASEKKLQAVAQEIEDKTGLITDVTLGSSPQLALTYLPGLKGEVALGWVQQPWIKLGSSMAIFQEAKVGMIGVILSVIAVALVYVFSSNIILLFARKKEFAILLSLGWRPRQLSKLLFLEATLLGSFVTLISWAILGSFWLTTSHATSIGRIILIGLVGLLIYWGGTLVPMALIRKIRPYESMKSGEVSKGRRIVRARGIVGMSINQLATYWQRTVLSIVAIALPTSLFIFFLFVTFRLKGVLYATWLGEFVALEVGTMHYVAMGVALMIAILTTTEIMWQNVNERKTQLAVLKATGWRDGYIRSLVLIEGMMTGLFAGILGLLVALGMIGFVYNQFPVSELGFLSTMLLIPMLTGVLGALLPAQRAVRITPNAAIGSVVINSKATERRFKIALGTTGGVLLASVVTLFFFASSEDADKSTTPVTSKAPTIQTTGSKLRDMKDDSKSPEKATTKSSATSIDKLMEQGLVKTYPGDPVTKKSTFHVNRLIQTPPASLNLPTLEDEQYVTVPVILHDATSEGDIGYATYRPNLFVMSDAQGNKYEPIDYVNHDEKAWSSGYQYYPPYRSKVDLVYKVPNQKTSYVLLADGDAVGKKITVKIDVNKISN from the coding sequence ATGCTTATGCTTAAGTTCATCTGGAACTCTTGGTGGCGAAATAAGGAGCGATTTATCTTACTTCTTGTCGGTGTCCTGATTGTCAGTACTGGACTGAGCTATCTGATTGGGACGACGCAAGCGAACAATGGGACCGTAGTTGATGAACTCCAAAAACGATGGGGCTCATCGTACGATATTGTCGTTCGTCCGGAAGGTAGCCGGAGCGTGACGGAAGATTTGAAGTTACTCGAACCAAACTATACAAGCGGTCTTGACGGCGGCATCACGCGTAAACAATATGAGACGATCAAAAAAATTACGGACGTCGAAGTCGCAGCACCAATTGCGATGATTGGAAATAGTTACATTGATGCGAATGTCGGTACCCACACCATCACCGATCCAGGAATCTATAAACTAACGATTACCGATTCCCAAAATACCGGTCTGAAGATGGAAAAAGATACGACGACTTCCTTCCTTGCTGCCGGTTGGGAACCCCCAAGCGGGACACGTGTGAAAGGCGTTTCTTTATTAGAACTCGGAGAACAACCATTATTCGCTTATGGTAGTGCGACGATGCTCGCTGGGATTGATCCGGAAGCCGAGGCGAAAATGGTCGGACTGGACCAATCGACTAAATCAGCTACACACAGCCGCTATTTTAAAACAGATGACAGTCCCGTCGACATGGGAAGTGATGTCTATCAAATCCCCATCTTATTAAATCAGCGCGAGTACGTTGATGCCTTCCGAACATATAAATATGAAAAAGTCGATCTTCCATTACAGGACGATTCGATCAATATGACGATGGAACAAGTTATTCAAAAAGGTGGCTTCAAATACCTGAATACGTTACCTTTATCGGATAAAAAAACATACAAAGTCACAACTTCGGATACGCAGAAGACATTAGTAAATGACATTCTAAAACACACTGTTCCGGAAGAGCCACCCGGAAGCTTTAATTGGCTAGCACTCAAACCATCACCGATTTCTTATCAGAGTGTAGCTAGCCCTTATCCGTCCCGGTGGCCATTCAGCTACCAGGTCAAACCGCATGAAGTCACGAAAGATAGCTTACTAGCTAAACGGACGATGTACCGCGAAGCACGTCTATTTGGAACGGACATTAACAACATGCCTAAAATGCGTTTCAATTACATTGGCGTCTTTGATCCAAAAAAACTGAACATTTCAAAGGATCCATTAACAGAACTACCGATGGAGACCTATTTCCCCGCAAAAGCGCAGTGGGTCATGGACAAGAAAGATCGTCCAGTTAATCCACCACGTGATGTCAAACCGACGAATGATGCCTATGACTTCCTGACAAAACCACCTTCGATGCTGACAACACTGGATGCTGCCTTCAAGTTACGAGGCAAAAAAGCAATCTCTGTCATTCGCGTCAACGTCAAAGGTGTCGAGACGATGAATGCAGCGAGCGAAAAGAAACTCCAAGCGGTCGCGCAAGAAATCGAAGATAAGACAGGACTGATCACAGACGTGACGCTCGGTTCCTCGCCGCAACTCGCTTTGACCTACTTACCTGGTCTAAAAGGAGAAGTCGCACTCGGCTGGGTGCAACAGCCGTGGATCAAGCTTGGCTCCTCGATGGCTATTTTCCAAGAAGCCAAGGTTGGAATGATTGGAGTCATCTTAAGCGTCATCGCGGTTGCCTTGGTGTATGTCTTTAGTTCGAACATCATTTTATTGTTTGCGCGGAAAAAAGAATTCGCAATTTTGCTCTCTCTCGGTTGGCGCCCACGTCAACTCTCAAAGTTATTGTTCCTTGAAGCGACCCTCTTAGGAAGCTTCGTTACCTTAATTTCTTGGGCGATCCTTGGCTCATTCTGGCTGACGACGAGCCACGCGACTTCAATAGGACGCATCATCCTGATTGGTCTCGTTGGTCTTCTCATCTACTGGGGCGGCACACTTGTTCCAATGGCGCTCATTCGGAAGATTCGTCCTTATGAGAGCATGAAGTCAGGCGAAGTCTCAAAAGGACGCCGCATTGTCCGTGCTCGGGGTATCGTCGGCATGAGCATCAACCAGCTCGCGACCTATTGGCAACGCACCGTTCTTTCGATTGTTGCGATTGCCTTACCCACAAGCTTGTTCATTTTCTTCCTATTTGTCACGTTCCGTTTAAAAGGTGTCTTGTATGCGACATGGCTCGGTGAATTCGTTGCCCTCGAAGTCGGAACGATGCATTATGTCGCGATGGGCGTCGCACTCATGATTGCTATTTTAACGACGACGGAAATCATGTGGCAGAACGTCAATGAACGAAAAACACAACTTGCCGTCTTAAAAGCAACCGGTTGGCGAGATGGCTACATTCGTTCTCTCGTCCTAATCGAAGGAATGATGACTGGACTCTTTGCCGGCATACTTGGTCTATTGGTCGCTCTTGGGATGATTGGTTTCGTCTACAATCAGTTTCCAGTCAGCGAACTCGGCTTCTTAAGTACGATGTTGCTGATACCGATGCTGACCGGTGTCCTCGGTGCACTGCTTCCTGCACAACGCGCCGTACGAATTACACCAAATGCTGCCATCGGGAGTGTCGTCATCAACTCTAAAGCGACAGAGCGTCGCTTTAAAATCGCCCTTGGAACGACGGGTGGCGTATTACTCGCTTCCGTCGTCACCCTATTCTTCTTCGCGTCGTCTGAGGACGCTGACAAATCGACGACTCCGGTCACGTCAAAGGCTCCGACCATCCAAACGACGGGAAGTAAGTTACGCGATATGAAAGACGATTCAAAGTCACCTGAAAAAGCAACTACTAAGTCATCTGCGACGTCTATTGATAAGTTGATGGAACAAGGCTTAGTGAAAACCTATCCTGGTGATCCTGTCACCAAAAAAAGTACTTTCCATGTAAACCGTTTAATTCAGACACCTCCCGCGTCGCTCAATTTACCGACACTAGAGGATGAACAATACGTGACGGTACCGGTCATTCTTCATGATGCCACTTCAGAGGGTGATATTGGCTACGCTACTTATCGACCAAACTTATTTGTAATGAGTGATGCCCAAGGTAATAAATATGAACCGATTGATTACGTCAATCACGATGAAAAAGCATGGTCTTCAGGATATCAGTACTATCCGCCTTATCGCTCTAAAGTTGACCTTGTCTACAAAGTACCAAATCAAAAAACTAGTTATGTTTTATTGGCCGATGGCGATGCTGTCGGTAAAAAGATTACGGTCAAAATTGATGTGAATAAGATTTCAAATTAA